A stretch of Vairimorpha necatrix chromosome 2, complete sequence DNA encodes these proteins:
- a CDS encoding putative SP-containing protein yields MFLAAIIFILKIAANNEALIFIDNNEEECTIFLGGNLKYKPGYYILSLLENTYSMEPRLEGSIRDPIAVAFPGLPFAFVPFEIDEIFLNNFDATFNNIDEKIKEKFLKSNIFYRLTFQYNKHSTYAIQLLYLKTRDIVNKFWRSETFEIEKGDKSKLLPLNIESSKTFEFYKVKIPESWQEHFHHTNYNNVYVLNYEKSQQKLGESNSPNITQEKGKESSTTSQSEEVLHEKNENAPNENRPIGNSVLLILACFLLCISIFISYLILSKIRRA; encoded by the coding sequence ATGTTTCTAGCagcaattatttttatattaaaaatagcaGCCAACAACGAAGCTTTGATATTTATTGATAATAATGAAGAAGAATGCACGATTTTTTTAGGAGGTAatcttaaatataaacCAGGATATTACATTTTGAGTTTATTGGAAAATACTTATAGTATGGAACCCCGATTAGAAGGTTCGATTAGAGACCCTATAGCGGTTGCATTTCCTGGCCTGCCTTTTGCATTTGTTCCTTTTGAAATAGatgagatttttttaaataattttgatgCAACTTTTAATAACATAGATGAGAAAATCAAagaaaagtttttaaaatcgaatattttttatagactTACTTTTCAATATAACAAACATAGTACATATGCCATACAGTTATTATATCTTAAAACTAGAGATATAGTCAATAAGTTTTGGAGATCAGAAACTTTCGAAATAGAAAAGGGGGATAAATCTAAACTATTGCCTTTAAACATAGAATCATCTAAAACATTcgaattttataaagttaAAATTCCAGAAAGTTGGCAAGaacattttcatcataCTAACTACAATAACGTTTATGTTCTAAATTACGAAAAAAGCCAACAAAAATTAGGTGAGTCAAATAGCCCGAATATTACTCAAGAAAAAGGGAAGGAAAGTAGCACAACAAGTCAATCAGAAGAAGTTTtacatgaaaaaaatgaaaatgcTCCTAACGAGAATCGACCTATTGGAAATAGTGTGTTACTTATATTGGCATGTTTTCTTCTTTGcatttcaatttttatttcatacTTGATACTAAGTAAAATCAGAAGAGCttaa